In Helianthus annuus cultivar XRQ/B chromosome 9, HanXRQr2.0-SUNRISE, whole genome shotgun sequence, the following are encoded in one genomic region:
- the LOC110879589 gene encoding BEL1-like homeodomain protein 3 isoform X2, which produces MATYYSTSSSHQRDVFPNSYISSDSYQESACPPVDMMYQNQSSTDTSFLELLSGNMQPNAQILPRVEDRNDLDDEHNLNYQELSLSLGMQIPTSSMDLPAFQYDYLNSHIPNSSDHGSQPNKVENTQYISFNLVGTPKNGAMNNGQCSISDTYDGSYGVIGRIMESKYLKPSQELLEEVANLREALTQLKMNRHNNNNLHRLHVDEKDSKFTPRESTTSSSGEPSASEKQDLQNKIAKLFSLLDEVDRKYREYCQQLQIVEATLDVVSGCGAARPYTALAHQTISRHFRCLRDAINGQVQLTRQSLGEQDDSSDRVLPRLRNVEKQLRQQRNLHHFGGTRHSWRPQRGLPEGSVSILRAWLFEHFLNPYPKDSEKIMLAKQTGLTRGQIANWFINARVRLWKPMIEDMYKEEFGEAEGNDVLSQEHAFKSLNNNSSSSEDKEKEKDLGPMGGHMGQSSDSNPDFFNQMEASRFVEPQLLSDFVV; this is translated from the exons ATGGCTACTTATTATTCtacttcaagtagtcatcaaaGAGACGTGTTTCCGAACTCCTATATTTCAAGCGATTCGTATCAAGAATCGGCTTGTCCTCCGGTTGATATGATGTATCAAAACCAATCATCTACCGACACCTCGTTCTTGGAGCTTTTATCCGGTAATATGCAACCAAACGCCCAAATTCTTCCACGAGTCGAGGATCGTAACGATTTGGATGATGAACATAACTTGAATTATCAAGAATTGTCGCTCAGTTTAGGAATGCAAATACCGACTTCTTCCATGGATTTGCCCGCTTTCCAATACGATTACTTGAATTCACATATTCCGAACTCGAGCGATCATGGTTCGCAACCCAACAAAGTAGAAAACACTCAGTACATATCGTTCAATCTTGTTGGTACTCCGAAAAATGGAGCTATGAACAATGGTCAATGCTCGATTTCAGATACGTATGATGGTTCATACGGGGTTATCGGGAGAATTATGGAATCCAAATATCTCAAACCGTCACAGGAATTACTCGAGGAAGTAGCTAATCTTCGTGAAGCGCTGACTCAGCTAAAGATGAATCggcataataataataatctacaTAGGCTTCATGTTGATGAAAAAGATTCCAAATTTACCCCTCGTGAATCTACTACTAGCTCGTCCGGTGAACCTTCGGCTTCTGAGAAACAAGATCTACAGAACAAGATTGCGAAATTGTTTTCGTTGTTAGATGAG GTTGACAGAAAATACCGAGAATATTGCCAACAGTTGCAAATCGTTGAAGCAACGTTAGATGTGGTTTCTGGATGTGGGGCTGCAAGACCATACACAGCACTTGCACATCAAACAATTTCCCGCCATTTTCGGTGCTTAAGGGATGCAATTAACGGTCAAGTTCAGTTGACCCGTCAAAGTTTAGGAGAACAAGATGATTCATCCGACCGAGTTTTACCTCGTTTAAGAAACGTGGAAAAACAGCTCAGACaacaaagaaatcttcatcactTTGGTGGGACCCGCCATTCATGGAGGCCACAAAGAGGGTTGCCCGAAGGCTCGGTTTCCATTCTTCGTGCTTGGCTTTTTGAACATTTTCTCAACCC ttACCCGAAAGATTCAGAGAAAATCATGCTAGCGAAGCAAACAGGTCTCACACGTGGTCAG ATTGCAAATTGGTTCATCAATGCAAGGGTGCGACTATGGAAACCGATGATTGAAGATATGTACAAAGAAGAATTCGGTGAGGCGGAAGGTAATGACGTATTGTCACAAGAACACGCATTTAAATCGTTAAACAACAACTCGTCGTCTTCTGAAGataaagagaaagagaaagacttGGGTCCAATGGGTGGACATATGGGTCAATCTAGTGACTCGAATCCTGATTTTTTCAACCAGATGGAAGCTAGCAGGTTTGTGGAACCTCAGTTATTGTCTGATTTTGTGGTATAA
- the LOC110879589 gene encoding BEL1-like homeodomain protein 3 isoform X1 — protein sequence MHRIKMATYYSTSSSHQRDVFPNSYISSDSYQESACPPVDMMYQNQSSTDTSFLELLSGNMQPNAQILPRVEDRNDLDDEHNLNYQELSLSLGMQIPTSSMDLPAFQYDYLNSHIPNSSDHGSQPNKVENTQYISFNLVGTPKNGAMNNGQCSISDTYDGSYGVIGRIMESKYLKPSQELLEEVANLREALTQLKMNRHNNNNLHRLHVDEKDSKFTPRESTTSSSGEPSASEKQDLQNKIAKLFSLLDEVDRKYREYCQQLQIVEATLDVVSGCGAARPYTALAHQTISRHFRCLRDAINGQVQLTRQSLGEQDDSSDRVLPRLRNVEKQLRQQRNLHHFGGTRHSWRPQRGLPEGSVSILRAWLFEHFLNPYPKDSEKIMLAKQTGLTRGQIANWFINARVRLWKPMIEDMYKEEFGEAEGNDVLSQEHAFKSLNNNSSSSEDKEKEKDLGPMGGHMGQSSDSNPDFFNQMEASRFVEPQLLSDFVV from the exons ATGCACA GAATTAAGATGGCTACTTATTATTCtacttcaagtagtcatcaaaGAGACGTGTTTCCGAACTCCTATATTTCAAGCGATTCGTATCAAGAATCGGCTTGTCCTCCGGTTGATATGATGTATCAAAACCAATCATCTACCGACACCTCGTTCTTGGAGCTTTTATCCGGTAATATGCAACCAAACGCCCAAATTCTTCCACGAGTCGAGGATCGTAACGATTTGGATGATGAACATAACTTGAATTATCAAGAATTGTCGCTCAGTTTAGGAATGCAAATACCGACTTCTTCCATGGATTTGCCCGCTTTCCAATACGATTACTTGAATTCACATATTCCGAACTCGAGCGATCATGGTTCGCAACCCAACAAAGTAGAAAACACTCAGTACATATCGTTCAATCTTGTTGGTACTCCGAAAAATGGAGCTATGAACAATGGTCAATGCTCGATTTCAGATACGTATGATGGTTCATACGGGGTTATCGGGAGAATTATGGAATCCAAATATCTCAAACCGTCACAGGAATTACTCGAGGAAGTAGCTAATCTTCGTGAAGCGCTGACTCAGCTAAAGATGAATCggcataataataataatctacaTAGGCTTCATGTTGATGAAAAAGATTCCAAATTTACCCCTCGTGAATCTACTACTAGCTCGTCCGGTGAACCTTCGGCTTCTGAGAAACAAGATCTACAGAACAAGATTGCGAAATTGTTTTCGTTGTTAGATGAG GTTGACAGAAAATACCGAGAATATTGCCAACAGTTGCAAATCGTTGAAGCAACGTTAGATGTGGTTTCTGGATGTGGGGCTGCAAGACCATACACAGCACTTGCACATCAAACAATTTCCCGCCATTTTCGGTGCTTAAGGGATGCAATTAACGGTCAAGTTCAGTTGACCCGTCAAAGTTTAGGAGAACAAGATGATTCATCCGACCGAGTTTTACCTCGTTTAAGAAACGTGGAAAAACAGCTCAGACaacaaagaaatcttcatcactTTGGTGGGACCCGCCATTCATGGAGGCCACAAAGAGGGTTGCCCGAAGGCTCGGTTTCCATTCTTCGTGCTTGGCTTTTTGAACATTTTCTCAACCC ttACCCGAAAGATTCAGAGAAAATCATGCTAGCGAAGCAAACAGGTCTCACACGTGGTCAG ATTGCAAATTGGTTCATCAATGCAAGGGTGCGACTATGGAAACCGATGATTGAAGATATGTACAAAGAAGAATTCGGTGAGGCGGAAGGTAATGACGTATTGTCACAAGAACACGCATTTAAATCGTTAAACAACAACTCGTCGTCTTCTGAAGataaagagaaagagaaagacttGGGTCCAATGGGTGGACATATGGGTCAATCTAGTGACTCGAATCCTGATTTTTTCAACCAGATGGAAGCTAGCAGGTTTGTGGAACCTCAGTTATTGTCTGATTTTGTGGTATAA